One Deinococcus grandis DNA window includes the following coding sequences:
- a CDS encoding zinc-dependent alcohol dehydrogenase, producing MKAIVWQGTNRVGVETVPDPTLLLPTDAIIRVTSTAICGSDLHLLDGVIPSMEKGDILGHEFMGEVVEVGRDVRRLKVGDRVVVPFNISCGVCDPCRRGLFSACDNSNPNHRMAEALYGGVSGGGLFGYSHMYGGYAGGQAQYVRVPFADVGPHRIESDLRDEQVLFLTDIFPTGYQAAENCGIVPGRDVVAVFGAGPVGQFAARSAQMLGAAHVIVIDRVPERLAMAEAAGCQVINYEQEDVLVALRESTGGRGPDHVIDAVGMEAHGHGPGALVDTAKQRLKLSFDRITALRWALLSCAKGGTVSLPGVYGGLIDKVPMGAAFAKGLTFRMGQTHTHRHIAPLLSRIEAGEIDPSFVITHRASLDDAPDLYRTFRDKQGGCIKVVLNPWA from the coding sequence ATGAAGGCCATCGTCTGGCAGGGCACCAACCGCGTGGGCGTGGAGACGGTGCCGGACCCCACGCTGCTGCTGCCCACCGACGCGATCATCCGGGTGACCTCCACCGCGATCTGCGGCTCGGACCTCCACCTGCTCGACGGCGTGATTCCCAGCATGGAGAAGGGCGACATCCTGGGGCACGAGTTCATGGGCGAGGTCGTGGAGGTCGGCCGCGACGTGCGCCGGCTGAAGGTGGGCGACCGGGTGGTCGTGCCCTTCAACATCTCCTGCGGCGTGTGCGATCCGTGCCGCCGGGGCCTGTTCAGCGCCTGCGACAACTCCAACCCGAACCACCGCATGGCCGAGGCGCTCTACGGCGGCGTGAGCGGCGGCGGGCTGTTCGGGTACTCGCACATGTACGGCGGGTACGCGGGTGGGCAGGCGCAGTACGTGCGGGTGCCGTTCGCGGACGTGGGCCCTCACAGGATCGAGTCGGATCTGCGCGACGAGCAGGTGCTGTTCCTGACCGACATCTTTCCCACCGGGTATCAGGCCGCCGAGAACTGCGGCATCGTGCCGGGCCGGGACGTGGTGGCGGTGTTCGGGGCGGGCCCGGTCGGGCAGTTCGCCGCCCGCAGCGCCCAGATGCTGGGGGCCGCGCACGTGATCGTGATCGACCGGGTGCCCGAGCGGCTGGCCATGGCGGAAGCGGCCGGGTGTCAGGTCATCAACTACGAGCAGGAGGACGTGCTGGTCGCGCTGCGCGAGTCGACCGGCGGGCGCGGCCCGGACCACGTGATCGACGCGGTGGGCATGGAGGCGCACGGGCACGGTCCCGGCGCGCTGGTGGACACCGCCAAGCAGCGCCTGAAGCTCAGTTTCGACCGGATCACGGCGCTGCGCTGGGCGCTGCTGAGCTGCGCCAAGGGCGGCACGGTCAGCCTGCCCGGCGTATACGGCGGCCTGATCGACAAGGTCCCGATGGGCGCGGCGTTCGCCAAGGGCCTGACCTTCAGGATGGGGCAGACGCACACGCACCGGCACATCGCGCCGCTGCTGTCGCGCATCGAGGCGGGCGAGATCGACCCGAGCTTCGTGATCACGCACCGCGCCTCACTGGACGACGCGCCGGACCTGTACAGGACCTTCCGGGACAAGCAGGGCGGCTGCATCAAGGTTGTCCTGAACCCCTGGGCCTGA